A portion of the Salvelinus fontinalis isolate EN_2023a chromosome 32, ASM2944872v1, whole genome shotgun sequence genome contains these proteins:
- the LOC129830521 gene encoding uncharacterized protein LOC129830521 produces MLKPVTNAALPHTLPCHTPCPATYTALPHTLPCHTPSPATHPTLQHTLPCHKPSPATHPALPHTLPCHTPSPATHPTLQHTLPCHKPSPATHPALPQTQPCNTPSPATHPALQHTQPCNTPSPATHPALPQTQPCNTPCPATNPALQHTLPCHKPSPATHPALPQTQPCNTPSPATHPALPHTQPCNTSIPATHPALPLNLPHTRLCHTPSPATQPALHTTSPAHLPA; encoded by the coding sequence ATGCTAAAGCCTGTCACGAATGCAGCCCTGCCACACACCCTGCCCTGCCACACACCCTGCCCTGCCACATACACAGCCCTGCCACACACCCTGCCCTGCCACACACCCAGCCCTGCCACACACCCAACCCTGCAACACACCCTGCCCTGCCACAAACCCAGCCCTGCAACACACCCTGCCCTGCCACACACCCTGCCCTGCCACACACCCAGCCCTGCCACACACCCAACCCTGCAACACACCCTGCCCTGCCACAAACCCAGCCCTGCAACACACCCTGCCCTGCCACAAACCCAGCCCTGCAACACACCTAGCCCTGCCACACACCCAGCCCTGCAACACACCCAGCCCTGCAACACACCCAGCCCTGCCACACACCCTGCCCTGCCACAAACCCAGCCCTGCAACACACCCTGCCCTGCCACAAACCCAGCCCTGCAACACACCCTGCCCTGCCACAAACCCAGCCCTGCAACACACCCTGCCCTGCCACAAACCCAGCCCTGCAACACACCCAGCCCTGCAACACACCCTGCCCTGCCACACACCCAGCCCTGCAACACATCCATCCCAGCCACACACCCAGCCCTGCCACTCAACCTGCCACacacccggctttgccacacacCCAGCCCTGCCACACAGCCAGCCCTGCACACTACCAGCCCTGCCCATCTGCCAGCTTGA